In a single window of the Photobacterium profundum SS9 genome:
- a CDS encoding GspE/PulE family protein — protein MSYTLLLDKQLIPLCLDDGYTCVTESGEILNANPKSTKLDDIINYVQALPSRAGKPLVITPVAIEDIEGLLETLTHTLSSPEQEDDTELGQHLVALCQAGVNLGASDIHVEIYRKETRYLIRVDGKREVLTHFADGQSALRQNRKKGIDLASYVFGTLGNQDVNEREPANDSFEVNLVWEAEKADAEGCAVLEPKIFEWRAALMPLDRGVKLTMRCLTPRDKPLLLKDMDLPQSYLTQLIRAVQQRGGAIAVTGPMGSGKSSLIYALLDTIDSTARSIHALEDPVEFNQKGICKTAVEPQTETKLGSGVYKDYAFYAKEQLRHDVDVAPFGELRDHAAAKEFCRKAETGGLAITTMHTNSAVGIAQTFIEQMGISPAIVSSPDLMRLFVHQKLVRKLCPHCALSHAQAREREDTREKALHLEQLLPNDVETVNIKHPDGCDECHQKGEKGRVVVMEIIVLDDEDRRFIAKQDYLGWKHFLKQKGWPDIRDHALSRIRKGIVDIASASEQINDLMPVDVTTIYREMQEEL, from the coding sequence ATGTCTTACACGCTACTGCTCGATAAACAGCTCATCCCCTTGTGTTTGGATGACGGTTATACCTGTGTGACAGAATCCGGTGAGATTTTGAATGCCAATCCCAAGTCAACCAAACTCGATGACATCATCAATTATGTACAGGCCCTGCCTAGCAGGGCGGGCAAACCCTTGGTGATAACCCCCGTTGCCATTGAAGATATTGAGGGGTTACTAGAAACCCTGACTCACACCCTCTCATCCCCCGAACAGGAAGATGATACCGAGCTCGGGCAACACCTCGTGGCATTGTGCCAAGCGGGTGTCAATCTGGGGGCCAGTGATATTCATGTTGAAATCTATCGCAAAGAGACGCGGTACTTAATTCGGGTCGATGGTAAGCGGGAAGTGCTGACCCACTTTGCAGACGGACAAAGTGCCTTGCGGCAAAATCGTAAGAAAGGCATTGATTTGGCATCTTACGTCTTCGGCACGTTAGGGAATCAAGACGTGAACGAACGCGAGCCAGCCAATGACAGTTTCGAGGTGAACTTAGTGTGGGAAGCCGAGAAAGCAGACGCAGAAGGCTGTGCCGTACTCGAACCTAAAATATTTGAATGGCGAGCCGCCCTCATGCCACTTGACCGTGGTGTCAAACTGACGATGCGCTGCCTGACACCGCGGGATAAACCGCTGCTGCTCAAAGACATGGACTTGCCGCAGTCTTATCTGACACAGCTTATTCGGGCTGTACAGCAACGCGGTGGAGCCATTGCCGTCACAGGGCCAATGGGGAGCGGGAAGTCCTCCTTGATATATGCCCTACTCGATACTATCGACAGTACGGCACGCTCAATCCACGCGCTGGAAGATCCCGTGGAATTTAATCAAAAAGGTATTTGCAAAACTGCCGTTGAGCCCCAGACCGAAACAAAACTCGGCTCCGGCGTCTATAAAGATTATGCGTTTTATGCCAAAGAGCAACTTCGCCACGATGTGGATGTTGCGCCGTTTGGGGAGCTTCGGGATCATGCAGCAGCAAAAGAATTTTGTCGTAAGGCAGAAACAGGAGGATTGGCCATTACCACCATGCACACCAACTCCGCGGTGGGTATCGCGCAAACCTTCATTGAACAAATGGGTATCTCACCCGCGATAGTCTCTTCCCCTGATTTGATGCGGTTGTTCGTGCATCAAAAATTAGTCAGAAAATTATGCCCTCATTGTGCGTTATCACACGCGCAAGCACGTGAACGGGAGGACACGCGAGAAAAGGCGCTGCATCTTGAACAGTTACTGCCAAACGATGTAGAGACCGTCAACATTAAACACCCTGACGGCTGTGATGAGTGTCATCAAAAAGGAGAAAAGGGACGGGTCGTCGTCATGGAAATTATTGTGCTCGATGATGAAGACCGTCGGTTTATTGCCAAACAAGATTATCTGGGCTGGAAGCATTTTTTAAAACAAAAAGGCTGGCCTGATATTCGTGACCATGCGCTTTCAAGGATCAGGAAAGGGATCGTTGATATCGCCTCGGCTTCTGAGCAAATCAACGATTTAATGCCTGTCGATGTCACCACGATTTATCGGGAAATGCAGGAGGAGTTGTGA
- a CDS encoding prepilin-type N-terminal cleavage/methylation domain-containing protein: protein MKRKQHGFSLFELIIVLAVLGIISTFAIRAMNGYTNWKYAQDYAAHIERVITQLQQYQYYQVTVQNQDPATVQVWPSNLANLMSPSGQFWPDCSLADEGNRLCTRPDNVPWTTQRLGYTVTTANPTKAEITIPLSAIPSEQQTLWASALKTLPFAVTHPTTGDIKIAIGDPLLSQVYKEFLQKDGSTPLTAAWDVGYQSILNAKQVTVKTQDGRQQQLGVGTVKEFLAQHGDRVYKNSWSCAAGLKQTLHVSLNAPMAPNLSTEYIGLVGFKPYATDRGSYWDLGLVYNAKIKSTGKWKDMHSGFLNVRLNCSQ from the coding sequence ATGAAACGTAAACAACACGGGTTCAGTTTGTTTGAGCTCATCATTGTCTTGGCTGTTTTAGGCATTATCTCCACGTTTGCGATACGTGCCATGAACGGCTATACCAACTGGAAATACGCACAGGATTATGCGGCGCATATCGAGCGTGTTATTACCCAGCTCCAACAATATCAATATTACCAAGTCACCGTTCAAAACCAAGATCCTGCTACGGTGCAGGTATGGCCAAGTAACCTTGCTAACCTCATGAGTCCATCGGGTCAATTTTGGCCGGATTGCTCACTGGCTGATGAAGGCAACCGACTGTGTACCCGCCCCGACAACGTACCGTGGACAACCCAACGACTGGGTTACACCGTCACGACCGCAAACCCTACGAAAGCAGAGATCACAATCCCATTATCGGCCATCCCGAGCGAGCAGCAAACCCTTTGGGCCTCGGCGTTAAAGACCTTGCCTTTTGCTGTTACCCACCCCACCACGGGCGATATAAAAATAGCCATCGGCGATCCGTTATTGTCCCAAGTCTATAAGGAGTTTTTGCAAAAAGACGGTTCAACGCCATTAACCGCCGCATGGGATGTGGGCTATCAATCCATTCTCAATGCCAAACAAGTCACGGTAAAAACCCAAGACGGCCGGCAACAACAATTGGGGGTTGGCACTGTAAAAGAATTTTTAGCACAGCATGGGGATCGGGTTTATAAAAACTCGTGGTCATGCGCCGCAGGCTTAAAACAAACCCTGCATGTCAGTCTCAATGCCCCTATGGCCCCCAACTTATCGACAGAATATATCGGGTTGGTTGGATTTAAGCCTTATGCCACTGACAGAGGAAGCTATTGGGACTTGGGGTTGGTCTACAACGCCAAAATCAAATCCACAGGGAAATGGAAAGATATGCATTCAGGATTCTTGAATGTTCGCCTTAATTGCAGCCAGTAA
- a CDS encoding trypsin-like serine protease: MKNIALCALTLALTSMVSVSSYAVEGGTTLSWTEHPYFIESQCTGTVLGGQYILLAGHCGASVDSPFPRQVNLSNGETMIPTTRNAEPYYDVDGIWGGGGADVALWTLPSTAPMNKVLFVADLFDAASTVNLGDNVSFMGFGQDDNTPRLELAKNHTVSWFGISAFEYKGIDGHSVPGDSGAPVLNTDNNIIAVNYSSGGNVDSEGKYDANGTDLHFVKNWLLQNINRWHSATELTFTGDKTIEVQSLHVNAIDMATRQNNGTLTTGDIAVTGGTCVTDGAVSPFGMCTLEIKSGSGEGKIMLEDGNAITVNRAPEPDPKPEPKPDNGSSGGGSLGWFGLLSLLAITLRHKA; the protein is encoded by the coding sequence ATGAAAAACATCGCATTATGCGCGTTAACTCTGGCGTTAACCAGTATGGTTTCTGTATCTAGCTATGCCGTTGAAGGTGGCACGACTTTATCATGGACAGAGCACCCTTACTTTATTGAATCACAATGCACAGGCACTGTTTTGGGCGGGCAATATATCTTGCTCGCAGGACATTGCGGGGCATCCGTTGATAGCCCTTTCCCTCGTCAGGTCAACTTATCAAATGGGGAAACAATGATACCAACAACAAGAAATGCCGAACCCTATTATGACGTTGACGGGATTTGGGGCGGCGGGGGTGCTGATGTTGCCCTTTGGACATTGCCCAGCACGGCTCCGATGAATAAAGTACTCTTTGTTGCTGACCTTTTTGATGCTGCTAGCACCGTTAATCTAGGGGATAACGTGTCATTCATGGGCTTTGGTCAAGATGATAATACGCCGCGATTAGAACTTGCAAAAAACCATACTGTAAGTTGGTTCGGTATTAGCGCTTTTGAATATAAAGGTATAGATGGGCATTCCGTACCAGGTGATAGTGGTGCACCGGTTTTAAATACGGATAATAATATTATTGCCGTAAATTACTCTAGTGGCGGCAATGTAGATAGCGAAGGTAAGTACGATGCTAACGGCACTGACCTCCACTTTGTCAAAAACTGGCTACTACAAAACATTAACCGTTGGCACAGTGCCACCGAACTCACGTTCACGGGCGATAAAACTATCGAAGTACAATCGCTGCATGTGAACGCTATCGACATGGCAACTCGTCAGAACAACGGCACACTGACCACCGGAGATATTGCAGTCACAGGCGGAACCTGTGTAACAGACGGTGCTGTCTCCCCCTTTGGTATGTGTACGTTGGAGATAAAAAGTGGATCTGGTGAAGGAAAAATCATGCTGGAAGATGGTAATGCAATCACCGTCAACCGCGCACCAGAGCCGGACCCTAAGCCCGAGCCAAAACCTGACAATGGCAGTAGCGGCGGTGGCTCCCTAGGTTGGTTTGGACTATTGAGCTTGTTGGCCATAACCCTGAGACATAAAGCCTAA
- the traF gene encoding conjugative transfer signal peptidase TraF: MKAFKLSMIGLALFITLILSLFAIGLRWNESTSYPKGVYQLTSSTDYPRGTLILFCPPDNPALQMALERQYLRFGLCKGGFEPVIKRIVGIGGERVTFTDVISINQQQLPNTHRLQHDGFNRPLPQLDNFTLPDKTFFVISDHKPASSFDSRYYGAIPRGNVIGRIKPLFLLEGK, encoded by the coding sequence ATGAAAGCTTTCAAGTTATCAATGATAGGGCTCGCCCTTTTCATTACGCTTATTTTATCTCTTTTCGCTATCGGTCTACGCTGGAATGAAAGCACCTCCTACCCCAAAGGCGTGTACCAACTCACCAGCAGTACCGATTACCCACGAGGCACGTTAATCCTCTTCTGCCCGCCAGATAATCCAGCCCTTCAAATGGCACTAGAACGGCAATATTTGCGGTTTGGGTTGTGCAAAGGGGGATTTGAACCTGTCATCAAACGCATTGTGGGAATAGGCGGAGAGCGCGTTACCTTCACCGATGTCATTAGTATTAACCAACAACAACTCCCCAACACGCACCGGCTTCAACACGATGGATTCAACCGCCCCCTCCCGCAACTAGACAATTTTACTCTGCCAGACAAGACCTTCTTTGTGATATCAGACCACAAACCCGCCAGTAGCTTTGATAGTCGATATTACGGTGCGATTCCGAGGGGAAATGTGATTGGGAGAATTAAGCCGTTATTCTTACTCGAAGGTAAGTAG
- a CDS encoding lytic transglycosylase domain-containing protein, with product MFDIAPLEHCINQVHPAMVQKIIAVESASNPIAINVNILKGKPKPRYTPPKTKADAIRLANDYIRQGHSVDLGLMQVNSNNLTHYGVTVNDMFNPCKNINVGSTILYEAYQRALRVKKTPQIALRHALSIYNTGNMTYGFKNGYVNRYTPYESPKTAPASLYTNETTIPLGNLYD from the coding sequence ATGTTCGATATCGCCCCGTTAGAGCACTGCATCAATCAGGTGCACCCCGCCATGGTTCAAAAAATCATTGCGGTAGAATCAGCCAGCAACCCTATCGCCATTAACGTCAATATCCTTAAAGGAAAACCCAAACCTCGATACACCCCGCCCAAGACAAAAGCAGACGCGATTCGGTTAGCCAATGACTATATCAGACAAGGGCATTCCGTAGATTTAGGCTTGATGCAGGTCAACAGCAACAACCTCACGCATTACGGCGTCACGGTCAACGATATGTTTAACCCCTGCAAGAATATAAACGTCGGCTCGACGATTTTGTATGAAGCCTATCAACGCGCACTTCGTGTGAAGAAAACGCCACAGATAGCATTGCGCCATGCACTTTCCATCTACAACACCGGCAACATGACCTACGGGTTTAAAAATGGGTACGTGAACCGCTACACACCGTATGAAAGCCCCAAGACAGCCCCTGCCTCACTCTATACCAACGAGACGACTATCCCTCTCGGCAATCTTTATGATTAA
- a CDS encoding type IV secretory system conjugative DNA transfer family protein — MTTFAYQEQKQTQPVIKRLIAMAFFLCFALILNTLTTLYVENTLFHSVTFQQNPFNWMLWSIKFTQFKLYFREVWLVHLALLIGGTLIFYLVTLTRKVATGNKTSQGTARWATREDIKQAGLLNGRGVYVGAFESKKNTLEYLRHNTNEHVLCYAPTGSGKGVSFVLPTLLSWPASMVVLDNKPELYEETAGWRSQHANNICLKFDPARRDSVKFNPLEEIRTNDYDASGRCTLGDFEVSDTQNIATVITNPNGKDELDHFNKNAYALIVALILHTLYVEKQKGAVTSLSKVGDILKDPNTLDIYAMLSIMMTTPHMQLNSEQPIFAFGKADAESLQHCTKTDTHPIVLQTAAEMFKKPEKELGSIISTASEKFNLFLDPIVAENTSRSDFHYDDLRDNIQPVSLFIQVRDNDQERMRPLVRLILTLILKRTTEHKNPHKHRLLLLLDEFTGIGKLKALETSLHFLRGYGVKVYIIIQDNVQLYQTYGRDETITSGCEVTIALAPNKSETAQLLSTMTGIGTVVQETLTTSGKKLSQGQNISRGIVEKSRPLLTVDECLRLPPAVKDESGTRIISAGKMLIFVRGYHPILGTQSLYFKDPIFIARHAITPPIAQSQIDMI; from the coding sequence ATGACGACGTTTGCCTATCAAGAGCAGAAACAAACGCAACCTGTTATAAAACGCCTTATCGCCATGGCATTTTTTTTATGCTTTGCGTTAATACTCAACACCCTGACAACACTCTATGTTGAAAATACCCTTTTCCATTCGGTCACTTTCCAGCAGAACCCGTTCAACTGGATGCTCTGGTCCATCAAATTTACGCAATTTAAGCTGTATTTTCGTGAGGTATGGTTAGTGCATCTCGCCCTATTGATTGGTGGCACACTCATATTCTACCTAGTCACGTTGACCCGAAAGGTCGCCACGGGCAACAAGACCTCGCAGGGTACAGCGCGTTGGGCGACACGGGAGGACATCAAGCAAGCGGGCTTACTCAATGGTCGAGGGGTCTATGTAGGTGCGTTTGAATCCAAGAAAAATACCCTTGAATATCTGCGTCACAATACCAATGAGCATGTGCTCTGTTACGCCCCGACAGGCTCGGGGAAAGGCGTCAGTTTTGTTTTACCGACCCTATTAAGCTGGCCAGCCTCTATGGTGGTGCTCGATAACAAACCTGAACTGTATGAAGAAACGGCGGGATGGCGTAGCCAACATGCCAATAACATTTGCCTCAAATTCGACCCTGCCCGTCGAGACTCCGTGAAGTTCAACCCGTTGGAAGAAATCAGAACCAATGACTACGATGCGTCAGGTCGTTGTACCTTGGGGGATTTTGAAGTCTCAGACACCCAAAATATCGCGACTGTTATCACGAACCCAAACGGTAAAGATGAACTGGACCACTTCAATAAGAATGCCTATGCACTGATTGTGGCCCTGATATTACACACCTTGTACGTTGAAAAACAAAAAGGCGCGGTTACCAGCTTGAGTAAGGTGGGCGACATACTAAAAGATCCGAACACATTAGATATTTACGCCATGTTATCTATTATGATGACCACGCCTCACATGCAACTCAATAGTGAACAACCTATCTTCGCCTTTGGTAAAGCCGATGCCGAGAGCCTGCAACACTGCACCAAGACCGATACGCACCCTATCGTGCTGCAAACCGCTGCTGAAATGTTTAAAAAACCCGAAAAAGAACTCGGCAGTATCATCTCGACCGCCTCTGAAAAGTTTAACCTGTTTCTCGACCCTATCGTCGCTGAAAACACCTCACGGTCAGATTTTCACTATGACGATTTACGTGACAACATTCAGCCCGTTAGCTTATTTATTCAGGTTCGAGATAACGACCAAGAACGGATGCGCCCCCTAGTCAGATTGATATTAACCCTCATCCTCAAACGCACGACGGAGCATAAGAACCCCCACAAGCACCGTTTACTGTTACTGCTCGATGAGTTCACGGGCATAGGCAAGTTAAAGGCATTGGAAACCTCCCTACACTTCCTGCGAGGGTATGGGGTGAAGGTCTATATCATCATTCAAGATAACGTGCAGCTCTATCAAACTTACGGGCGGGACGAGACCATTACATCAGGGTGCGAGGTAACGATTGCCCTTGCGCCTAACAAGTCTGAAACCGCTCAACTGTTATCAACCATGACGGGAATAGGAACGGTTGTGCAAGAAACCCTGACCACATCAGGTAAAAAGCTGTCACAAGGTCAAAACATCAGTCGAGGCATCGTAGAGAAAAGTAGACCATTATTGACCGTGGATGAATGTTTGCGCTTACCGCCAGCAGTAAAAGATGAAAGCGGAACCCGCATCATCAGCGCAGGCAAGATGCTTATTTTTGTGCGGGGCTACCACCCTATTTTAGGGACGCAAAGTTTGTATTTTAAAGATCCCATCTTCATTGCCAGGCACGCTATCACGCCACCGATAGCGCAATCACAAATAGATATGATCTAA
- the traI gene encoding TraI/MobA(P) family conjugative relaxase, with the protein MMAKKVLSPKSKRDVRFLVLYAIDVKDNGKKVGDVFINNCYSLEPLLALKEIEIIQDRNMRTKSDKTFHMVVSFPHNEIPTTEQLNDIEQSLCESVGLGHHQRISATHINTDNYHLHVVINKIDPDTYKIVDKYRDAIALMAKCAELEKQHGLKLEHWNENDDQLRHTDNIIDHFSGEQSLLSWCSENIKDELEDTLTKASRWSDVHRVLNQNGLKLERAGSGLVIKTTDDKAAIKASSLSRNLSLKKLESTLGPFSSPSTTKSRQPSRYVNDKNDYLYTAFQKHKQEQAKNRKARLATLKQTAARQRLTLRVEHALAREKLKATALSGYLKRDAYKRLSANHKVAQKIVTTHYANERKKAFEQHPSMTFRDYLQWRALDGHKASLIKLRHKQPNLSTTNGITGEGDKFLSAPSKTVDKHGHVHYQYHGQTVRDDGRQLSVSDDAVSVSVKPLVEMAILKYGRDIIVQGDDAFKRKVEACITDNGLNVRLAGMKSPLEDFIDKRNKDREKITSIPIHKPFTEKQTGTFSFEGYRNVRDESVVLLKQRDTMYVKSFPRSELGYYKSLHKGVSLSLNPQHSHKQDNEWER; encoded by the coding sequence ATGATGGCGAAAAAAGTACTGAGTCCAAAGTCGAAACGTGATGTTCGGTTTTTAGTTCTCTATGCTATCGACGTTAAAGACAATGGTAAAAAAGTGGGTGACGTCTTTATTAACAATTGTTATTCGCTTGAACCCCTTCTTGCTTTAAAAGAAATTGAAATCATTCAAGATAGAAATATGCGGACTAAAAGTGACAAAACATTTCATATGGTTGTTTCTTTTCCTCATAATGAAATACCCACGACAGAGCAATTAAATGATATCGAACAATCACTGTGTGAATCTGTGGGGCTTGGTCATCATCAACGGATCAGTGCGACGCACATTAATACTGATAATTATCATCTACACGTAGTCATTAATAAAATCGACCCTGATACGTATAAAATTGTTGATAAGTACCGTGATGCCATTGCACTGATGGCCAAATGTGCGGAGTTAGAAAAGCAACACGGTTTAAAGTTGGAACACTGGAATGAAAATGACGATCAGCTTCGTCATACTGACAATATCATTGACCACTTTTCAGGGGAGCAATCCTTACTCTCATGGTGCAGTGAAAATATTAAGGATGAGTTAGAGGATACGCTGACTAAAGCGAGTCGTTGGTCTGATGTTCACCGAGTACTCAATCAGAATGGGTTGAAACTGGAACGGGCCGGTTCGGGCCTGGTGATAAAAACCACGGATGATAAAGCGGCCATCAAGGCCAGTTCTTTGTCACGTAACCTGTCGCTTAAAAAATTAGAATCCACTTTGGGCCCGTTTTCATCACCGTCAACGACAAAATCTCGTCAACCGTCGCGGTATGTGAATGATAAAAATGATTACCTGTACACGGCGTTTCAAAAGCACAAACAAGAGCAGGCAAAAAACCGAAAAGCCAGGCTGGCCACATTGAAACAGACAGCGGCCAGACAACGATTAACATTGCGTGTTGAACATGCCTTAGCCCGCGAAAAACTCAAAGCGACGGCCCTTAGTGGGTATTTGAAACGTGATGCTTACAAGCGGCTTTCTGCCAACCATAAGGTTGCACAAAAAATAGTGACCACCCATTATGCGAATGAGCGAAAAAAAGCGTTTGAGCAACACCCCTCGATGACATTCCGTGATTACCTGCAATGGCGAGCCTTGGATGGTCATAAGGCATCACTCATTAAGTTACGTCACAAGCAGCCCAACCTATCGACGACGAATGGCATTACAGGAGAAGGGGATAAGTTTTTATCGGCCCCGTCTAAAACGGTTGATAAACATGGCCATGTGCATTATCAGTATCATGGCCAGACGGTACGTGATGATGGACGTCAACTGTCTGTAAGTGATGATGCTGTTTCTGTTTCTGTTAAGCCCTTGGTTGAGATGGCCATACTGAAATACGGGCGCGATATCATCGTGCAAGGCGATGATGCCTTTAAGCGTAAAGTCGAGGCATGTATCACTGACAATGGCCTGAATGTGCGGTTAGCCGGTATGAAGTCACCACTTGAAGACTTCATCGATAAACGCAATAAAGACCGAGAAAAAATCACCTCGATACCGATTCATAAACCGTTTACAGAAAAACAGACCGGCACCTTTTCTTTTGAGGGATATCGTAATGTGCGTGATGAATCCGTTGTGCTACTCAAGCAGCGGGATACGATGTACGTTAAGTCCTTTCCGCGTAGTGAGCTCGGTTATTACAAGTCACTCCATAAAGGGGTATCGCTTTCACTGAACCCGCAACACAGTCATAAGCAAGATAATGAGTGGGAGCGTTAA
- a CDS encoding plasmid mobilization protein, with the protein MTSTTRIDLRVTTEDKEKMERLAAKSGHPSLSSYIRYCALNKKIKSQLDAELALELLKMNADLSRLGNLLRLTLKTHQGGYTKEQLIFIEDTLKKTTLILKEKVNAL; encoded by the coding sequence ATGACGTCAACAACAAGAATTGATCTGCGTGTAACAACAGAAGATAAAGAAAAGATGGAGCGACTAGCAGCAAAGTCAGGTCATCCTTCTTTATCCAGTTATATACGTTACTGTGCGTTGAATAAAAAAATTAAAAGCCAACTCGATGCTGAATTGGCTTTAGAGCTATTAAAGATGAATGCGGATTTATCGCGTCTTGGTAATTTATTACGCCTAACATTGAAAACACACCAAGGTGGATATACAAAAGAGCAGTTAATATTCATTGAGGACACGCTAAAGAAAACGACGCTTATTTTAAAAGAAAAGGTCAATGCATTATGA
- a CDS encoding TraK family protein → MNSRYRSDMIKKRNGKSEFIKNIDEITEKINKGINGVRIYESLNEEGKVSFGYSQFQRYLNSIIGNKDKKTHSEQYKAPKNAINPAPIKNDSFRRKKNVIHDPTMTDERRKELF, encoded by the coding sequence ATTAATTCGCGTTATAGGTCAGACATGATAAAAAAAAGAAATGGAAAGTCTGAATTCATTAAAAATATTGATGAAATCACAGAAAAAATAAACAAAGGAATAAATGGTGTTCGTATTTATGAATCACTCAACGAAGAAGGAAAGGTCTCGTTTGGGTATTCTCAATTCCAACGATATTTAAACAGCATCATTGGCAATAAGGACAAAAAAACACATTCAGAGCAATACAAGGCGCCCAAGAATGCAATAAATCCAGCCCCCATAAAAAACGATTCATTCAGAAGAAAAAAGAATGTCATTCATGACCCAACAATGACTGACGAACGAAGAAAAGAATTATTTTAA
- a CDS encoding ArsA-related P-loop ATPase, with product MSNIHFFLQGKGGVGKTLASSFTAQYLKEKSNDVICIDTDSVNHTFSQYKALNVMEYNIYNPETSFIDETVIEEMAEFIYKSNNEHIVIDNGASSFVPLLQYLVDNEIIPLLREAGHNVYIHTIITGGQGIEDTAGGLRTIINSFNDVNIIVWLNYKFGEIHIDDKDFKDWGCVHNKQRTYQCNYPS from the coding sequence ATGAGTAATATCCATTTTTTCTTACAAGGAAAAGGCGGCGTCGGAAAAACACTGGCCAGTAGCTTTACTGCTCAATATCTAAAAGAAAAAAGTAATGACGTTATCTGCATTGATACTGATTCAGTTAATCACACCTTCTCACAATATAAAGCACTTAATGTGATGGAATATAATATTTACAATCCAGAAACATCGTTCATTGATGAAACTGTCATCGAGGAAATGGCAGAATTTATTTACAAATCAAATAACGAACATATCGTCATTGATAACGGGGCAAGCTCCTTTGTCCCTTTACTTCAATATTTGGTCGATAATGAAATAATCCCATTACTCCGTGAAGCGGGGCACAATGTTTATATTCATACCATCATTACTGGCGGACAAGGTATAGAAGATACCGCTGGAGGATTGAGAACAATTATCAACAGTTTTAATGATGTTAACATCATCGTTTGGCTCAATTACAAGTTCGGTGAAATACATATAGACGATAAAGACTTCAAAGATTGGGGGTGTGTACACAACAAACAAAGAACGTATCAATGCAATTATCCCTCTTGA
- a CDS encoding ArdC family protein → MTHSTAINSTITKQQQATSVSPLEQSGSNKNVSSKRKPRRVAKVAKDMYQIVTDRIIQSLEKGVKPWVCPWDRTQECTMLPMNFKTKNQYSGVNILLLWSEIVEKGYSSPYWLTYKQTAELGGNVIKGQKGTAIIFYKMLEKDNDKGEKDTIPMLKSFTVFNLDQIENIDKPSVTVSEARTVQGEFITLDHVETAIAQTGATINHLGVRAFYSPSVDAITLPTKDRFVSSNDYYATSLHELSHWSGHSSRLARDLKNSFGSKDYAFEELVAELGAAFCCADLGVFGEVQHEDYIAGWLKRLNDDKRFIFKAASLASKAHAFLFNR, encoded by the coding sequence ATGACACATTCGACCGCTATCAACTCAACAATCACTAAGCAGCAACAGGCGACAAGCGTATCCCCGCTTGAGCAGTCAGGCTCTAACAAAAATGTCTCTTCAAAGCGCAAGCCCCGTCGAGTGGCTAAAGTGGCAAAAGACATGTACCAGATTGTCACTGACCGTATTATCCAATCGCTTGAAAAAGGTGTTAAGCCGTGGGTGTGCCCGTGGGACAGAACGCAGGAATGCACAATGTTGCCAATGAATTTCAAAACAAAAAACCAGTATTCGGGTGTGAATATTCTGCTGTTATGGTCTGAAATTGTCGAGAAAGGGTATTCAAGTCCTTATTGGTTGACCTACAAGCAAACCGCTGAATTAGGCGGAAACGTGATCAAAGGGCAAAAAGGCACGGCAATCATCTTTTATAAGATGCTAGAAAAAGACAACGACAAGGGCGAAAAAGACACCATCCCAATGTTGAAATCCTTCACGGTCTTTAATCTCGATCAAATAGAGAACATTGACAAGCCCTCTGTCACGGTCAGTGAAGCGCGTACTGTTCAGGGCGAGTTCATTACGCTTGACCACGTTGAGACGGCTATCGCGCAGACTGGCGCGACAATTAACCATCTAGGCGTGAGGGCGTTTTATTCTCCGAGTGTTGATGCGATTACGTTACCGACAAAAGACCGTTTTGTATCGTCCAATGATTACTACGCAACATCGCTTCATGAGTTATCGCATTGGTCAGGGCATAGCAGCCGTTTAGCGCGTGATTTAAAAAATAGTTTTGGTTCAAAAGATTATGCGTTTGAGGAATTGGTGGCTGAATTGGGTGCAGCGTTTTGTTGTGCTGATTTGGGGGTATTTGGCGAGGTACAGCATGAAGATTATATCGCGGGATGGCTTAAGAGACTGAATGACGATAAGCGGTTTATTTTCAAGGCGGCAAGCCTAGCCAGTAAAGCGCATGCTTTTTTATTTAATCGGTAG